Sequence from the Nocardia brasiliensis genome:
TGGCCGAGAACATGGGCTTCGCCCTGAAATTGGCCAAGGTCGCCAAGGCGGAGAAGGACAAGCGGGTGCTCGAGGCGGCGCAGCTGCTCGACCTGGAACCGTTCCTGGACCGCAAGCCGAAGGCGCTCTCCGGCGGTCAGCGCCAGCGCGTCGCGATGGGTCGCGCGATCGTGCGCCAGCCCCAGGTGTTCCTGATGGACGAGCCGCTGTCGAACCTGGACGCGAAGCTGCGCGTGCAGACCCGCACCCAGATCGCCCAGCTGCAGCGCAGGCTCGGCACCACCACCGTGTACGTCACGCACGACCAGGTCGAGGCGATGACCATGGGTGATCGCGTCGCCGTGCTGAAAGACGGTCTGCTGCAACAGTGCGCGACCCCGCGCGACCTGTACCAGAATCCGGTCAACGTGTTCGTCGCCGGGTTCATGGGCTCGCCCGCGATGAACCTGTTCACGCTGCCGGTGTCCGACGGGAGCGTCTCGCTCGGCGGTCACGACCTGCCGCTGCCGCGTTCGGTGGTGGACGCGGCCGAGGGCTCGGTGTCGGTCGGCATCCGCCCGGAGCACTTCGAGCTCAACGGTGCGAGCGGCGGCATCGAGATGGAGGTCGACGTGGTCGAGGAACTCGGCTCCGACGCCTACATCTACGGTCGCACCACCGCACAGGGCAACGCCGCCGGGGAAGCCATTGTGGCGCGGGCAGATTGGCGCAACCCGCCCTCGAAGGGCACCCGGGTCCGCCTGTCCACCGACCCGGCCCACACCTACTTCTTCTCCGCCACCGACGGACGTCGCCTGAACTGAGTCACGGTTCCGCCGGCCCGACCCGCACCGGACCGGGTCGGCGGATACCCCCGAGCCGCGTCGGCAACAGTCGCGCGGAATTCGAAACGTGTTGCGACTTCAGGATTTCGGCGCTCGCTTGCGCCGCTTCGCAGCCATGTAGTCATCGTTCAACCGCACCCCCAGCTCTTCGAGTGCGATCTCGTGCCCCGACTCGCTGCGGACCTGCACCCGCACCGGCGCGCCGGTGGCCTCCTCGACGAGCAGTAGCGGCGCCGGGCCCGGTTGCAGGTAGGTGTCGCCCCACTGCATCAGGGCCAGCACGGCAGGGAGCAGGTCGCGGCCCATGTCGGTCAGCACGTATTCGTGCCGGGTGCGTTTGCCCTGCTCCTGGTAGGGCCGCTTGGCGAGCAGGCCCGCCGTGGTGAGCTTGCGCAGCTGCGCGGCCGCGGCCGCGTCGGTGATGCCGACGCGCTGGGCGAACCCGTCGAACCGGGTGGTGCCGTAGTAGGCCTCGCGCAGGATCAGCACGGCCGAGCGGGTACCGATCAGGTCCATCGCCTTGGCGATCGAGCAGTCCGTCGCCTGCCACGCACTCAGATCGGCCAACGGGCCCTCCATCACTGCTGCCATGACCGACAGCATATCCGAGCTGACTTGCCACAACTATCGCCAGGGGTAACCTGACTATGTATTGATAGAGCCAGGCATGGTCGCCCGGTTCTCGGTTCGGAAAGGTTGCACCGTGAGAGACGCGGTGATCGTCGAAGCGGTACGCACCCCGATCGGCAAGGGCAAGCCGAACGGCGCGTTACACGAGGTCAACGCGGTGGATCTGCTCGCGCACAGCCTGCGCGAGGTGGTCAGCCGCAGCGGCGTCGACCCGGTACTCATCGATGACGTCGTCGGCGGCATCGTCACCCAGGTCGGCGAGCAGGGCATGAACATGACCAGGCGGGCCGCGCTCGCGGCGGGCTATCCCGAATCCGTCGCCGCCACCACGGTGGACCGGCAGTGCGGCAGCAGCCAGCAGGCCATCCACTTCGCCGCGCAGGGCGTGCTCGCCGGTGCGTACGACATCGTCGTCGCCGCAGGCGTCGAGTCGATGGGACGAGTGCCCATGGGCGCCAACCTGATCGGTTCCGACGATAGCTCCGGCATCGGCTTCGCCGAGCGGTACCCGCAGGGCCTGGTGCCACAGGGGATCAGCGCCGAACTGATCGCCGCCAAGTGGGGCCTGAGTCGGACCCAGCTCGACGAGTTCGCC
This genomic interval carries:
- a CDS encoding ABC transporter ATP-binding protein; its protein translation is MATVTFDRATRLYPGSTKPAVDQLNLEIEDGEFLVLVGPSGCGKSTSLRMLAGLEDVSDGRILIGANDVTHAEPKERDIAMVFQNYALYPHMTVAENMGFALKLAKVAKAEKDKRVLEAAQLLDLEPFLDRKPKALSGGQRQRVAMGRAIVRQPQVFLMDEPLSNLDAKLRVQTRTQIAQLQRRLGTTTVYVTHDQVEAMTMGDRVAVLKDGLLQQCATPRDLYQNPVNVFVAGFMGSPAMNLFTLPVSDGSVSLGGHDLPLPRSVVDAAEGSVSVGIRPEHFELNGASGGIEMEVDVVEELGSDAYIYGRTTAQGNAAGEAIVARADWRNPPSKGTRVRLSTDPAHTYFFSATDGRRLN
- a CDS encoding winged helix-turn-helix transcriptional regulator encodes the protein MLSVMAAVMEGPLADLSAWQATDCSIAKAMDLIGTRSAVLILREAYYGTTRFDGFAQRVGITDAAAAAQLRKLTTAGLLAKRPYQEQGKRTRHEYVLTDMGRDLLPAVLALMQWGDTYLQPGPAPLLLVEEATGAPVRVQVRSESGHEIALEELGVRLNDDYMAAKRRKRAPKS